From Halalkalicoccus sp. CG83, one genomic window encodes:
- a CDS encoding hydantoinase B/oxoprolinase family protein, whose product MDSVTLEILRNQLESVAEEMGQVLITGAYSPNIKERRDCSTALFDAEGRMVAQAEHIPVHLGAMPEAVSAVRERDPEPGETFVLNDPFAGGTHLPDVTMVSPLAPRGEVVGYAVSRAHHADVGGSVPGSMPAGAREIYEEGLRIPAVRLVRDGEVNDDVMDLLLANVRNPTERRADLRAQLAANDRAEERLDDLFSEHGEDVVKEGFDAVIEYSRERIESEIRELPDGTYGASDVLEGDGVTEEEIPIEATVTIEGDSIGVDFSGTADQVAGNLNAPLAVAKSAVYFVVRCVTDPEIPPNDGCYDPVSVVAPAGSLLNPRVPAAVVGGNVETSQRVTDVVFLALAKAAPERVPAQGQGTMNNLTIGGRTGGFTYYETIAGGFGARAEKDGMDGVQVGMTNTLNTPVESLETEYPMRVEEYSFRADSGGRGRHRGGLGLVRSVTVEESATVSLLTERRRHAPRGVAGGDDGSVGENLVDGEPVPAKTTRDVSPGTTITLRTPGGGGHGDPAERDFDLEERDRADGKVTEVTE is encoded by the coding sequence ATGGATTCGGTCACCCTCGAGATCCTCCGCAACCAGCTCGAGAGCGTCGCCGAGGAGATGGGACAGGTGCTGATCACGGGGGCGTACTCGCCGAACATCAAGGAACGCCGGGACTGTTCGACCGCGCTGTTCGACGCCGAGGGGCGGATGGTCGCGCAGGCGGAACACATCCCCGTTCACCTGGGAGCGATGCCGGAGGCCGTCTCCGCCGTCCGGGAGCGCGATCCCGAACCCGGCGAGACGTTCGTGCTGAACGACCCCTTCGCGGGCGGCACCCACCTGCCCGACGTCACGATGGTCTCGCCGCTCGCGCCGCGGGGGGAGGTCGTCGGCTACGCCGTCTCCCGGGCGCACCACGCCGACGTCGGCGGTTCAGTACCGGGGAGTATGCCCGCGGGCGCCCGCGAGATCTACGAGGAGGGGCTTCGCATCCCCGCGGTTCGGCTCGTCCGCGACGGCGAGGTCAACGACGACGTGATGGACCTCCTGTTAGCGAACGTCCGCAATCCGACGGAGCGCCGCGCGGACCTGCGCGCCCAGCTCGCGGCGAACGACCGCGCGGAGGAACGCCTCGACGACCTGTTCTCCGAACACGGCGAGGACGTAGTGAAGGAGGGGTTCGACGCCGTGATCGAGTACTCGCGCGAACGCATCGAGAGCGAGATCCGTGAGCTCCCGGACGGCACCTACGGGGCGAGCGACGTCCTCGAGGGCGACGGCGTCACCGAGGAGGAGATCCCGATCGAGGCGACGGTGACGATCGAGGGCGACTCGATCGGCGTCGACTTCTCGGGCACCGCCGACCAGGTCGCGGGCAACCTGAACGCCCCGCTGGCGGTCGCGAAGAGCGCGGTCTACTTCGTCGTGCGCTGCGTGACCGATCCCGAGATCCCGCCGAACGACGGCTGTTACGACCCCGTCTCCGTCGTCGCGCCCGCGGGATCGCTGCTCAACCCGCGGGTGCCGGCGGCCGTCGTGGGCGGGAACGTCGAGACCAGCCAGCGGGTCACCGACGTCGTCTTCCTCGCCTTGGCGAAGGCCGCCCCCGAGCGCGTTCCAGCCCAGGGCCAGGGGACGATGAACAACCTCACGATCGGCGGGCGGACGGGCGGGTTCACCTACTACGAGACGATCGCCGGCGGGTTCGGCGCGCGCGCCGAAAAGGACGGCATGGACGGCGTCCAGGTCGGGATGACCAACACGCTGAACACGCCGGTCGAGTCGCTCGAGACCGAGTACCCGATGCGCGTCGAGGAGTACTCCTTCAGAGCGGACAGCGGCGGGCGCGGACGCCACCGTGGCGGCCTCGGCCTGGTGCGATCGGTCACGGTCGAGGAAAGCGCGACGGTCTCGCTGCTGACCGAACGTCGGCGCCACGCCCCCCGCGGCGTCGCGGGCGGCGATGACGGCAGCGTCGGCGAGAACCTCGTGGATGGAGAGCCCGTCCCCGCGAAGACCACCCGCGACGTCTCCCCGGGTACGACGATCACCCTTCGCACGCCCGGCGGCGGCGGCCACGGCGACCCCGCGGAGCGCGATTTCGACCTCGAGGAGCGCGACCGCGCCGACGGGAAGGTAACGGAGGTAACCGAATGA
- a CDS encoding maleate cis-trans isomerase family protein, with protein MTGWRAKLGLIVPSSNTAAEVEFEEYVPEGVSVHISRMPLESVTVEALDAMSDRALECAELLADADVDAIAYACTTGSLLHGPGFDRELEEGLAATIGGPAVATALSVDRAFESLGIERIAVRTPYNEELNEREREYFEAAGYEVVSIEGRGIEDNVVIGALTPEDAYRQVRETSEPADVGADAVFVSCTNYPSLAAIGPLEDDLGLPVVTSNAATLWDACRAAGVRSRGPGRLFSFEE; from the coding sequence ATGACGGGCTGGCGCGCGAAACTGGGGCTGATCGTCCCCTCCTCGAACACCGCCGCCGAGGTCGAGTTCGAGGAGTACGTTCCCGAGGGCGTCTCGGTTCACATCAGCCGTATGCCCCTCGAATCGGTTACCGTGGAGGCCCTCGACGCGATGAGCGATCGCGCCCTCGAGTGTGCCGAACTGTTGGCCGACGCCGACGTGGACGCGATCGCCTACGCCTGTACGACGGGAAGCCTGCTGCACGGACCGGGGTTCGACCGGGAGTTGGAGGAGGGGCTCGCAGCGACGATCGGCGGACCCGCGGTCGCCACGGCTCTCTCGGTCGACCGGGCGTTCGAATCCCTCGGGATCGAACGGATCGCCGTCCGAACGCCCTACAACGAGGAGTTGAACGAGCGCGAACGGGAGTACTTCGAGGCCGCCGGCTACGAGGTGGTCTCGATCGAGGGGCGGGGGATCGAGGACAACGTCGTGATCGGCGCGCTCACTCCGGAGGACGCCTACCGGCAGGTCCGCGAGACGAGCGAACCCGCCGACGTAGGTGCGGACGCCGTCTTCGTCTCCTGTACGAACTACCCCTCCCTGGCGGCGATCGGACCGCTCGAGGACGACCTCGGCCTTCCGGTAGTGACGAGCAACGCGGCGACGCTGTGGGACGCCTGCCGGGCCGCAGGCGTGAGAAGCAGGGGACCGGGACGGTTGTTCTCGTTCGAGGAATGA
- a CDS encoding MBL fold metallo-hydrolase — protein METISLGNEEFEGRNNAYLLEGEPVTLVDTGIATDRTREQLRESLADRGYDFSDVERIVLTHWHPDHAGLAGEIQAESGATVHAHAADAPLIEGDPEALSALDERRRSLVEQWGMPPEKREELFDFLDAHDGIAGEPADVTRIEDGTTIDVGGTVLETIHTPGHAAGLCCFELDGGREALVGDAILPVYTPNVGGADVRVDRPLERYLDSLRTLIERDYERVWPGHRDVIEEPTDRAREIASHHRERTERVLGVLEERGPADAWTVSAHLFGELEGIHVVHGPGEAFAHLDHLERAGAVERDGGEYVLVDAPDLDSLIPPA, from the coding sequence ATGGAGACGATCTCGCTCGGTAACGAGGAGTTCGAGGGCCGCAACAACGCCTACCTGCTCGAGGGCGAGCCGGTGACGCTCGTCGATACGGGCATCGCCACCGACCGGACGCGAGAACAGCTCCGCGAGTCCCTCGCGGATCGCGGCTACGACTTCTCGGACGTCGAACGGATCGTCCTCACCCACTGGCACCCCGACCACGCCGGGCTCGCCGGCGAGATCCAGGCCGAGAGCGGCGCAACCGTCCACGCCCACGCGGCCGACGCGCCGCTGATCGAGGGCGACCCCGAGGCACTTTCCGCGCTCGACGAGCGTCGCCGCTCGCTCGTCGAGCAGTGGGGGATGCCCCCGGAGAAGCGCGAGGAGCTGTTCGACTTCCTCGACGCACACGACGGGATCGCGGGCGAGCCGGCCGACGTCACGCGGATCGAGGACGGCACGACGATCGATGTCGGCGGGACGGTCCTCGAGACGATCCACACGCCGGGCCACGCCGCCGGACTCTGCTGTTTCGAGCTCGACGGCGGGCGCGAGGCGCTCGTCGGCGACGCGATCCTGCCGGTCTACACGCCGAACGTCGGCGGGGCGGACGTCCGCGTCGACCGTCCCCTCGAGCGGTACCTCGACTCGCTCCGCACGCTGATCGAGCGCGACTACGAGCGGGTGTGGCCGGGCCACCGCGACGTCATCGAGGAGCCGACCGACCGCGCACGGGAGATCGCGTCGCACCACCGCGAACGGACCGAGCGCGTCCTGGGAGTGCTCGAGGAACGCGGTCCCGCCGACGCGTGGACCGTCAGCGCCCACCTCTTCGGCGAGCTCGAGGGGATCCACGTCGTCCACGGCCCCGGCGAGGCGTTCGCCCACCTCGATCACCTCGAGCGGGCGGGCGCCGTCGAGCGCGACGGCGGCGAGTACGTCCTCGTCGACGCACCCGACCTCGACTCGCTGATCCCGCCGGCGTAG
- a CDS encoding hydantoinase/oxoprolinase family protein — MADETRIGVDVGGTFTDVALYVGGDLVTAKVPSTTDQSVGVMDGIEKACETAGIPPDEIDAFSHAMTVSVNALLERGGARTALVTTAGFRDVLEIGRQARPDLYDLNAEKPDPLVPRRRRYELDERATPDGIETAVDEREVRELAREIEADGAESVAVCLLHAYANDENERAVAEVLREELSVPISVSSEVLAEFREFERASTTAVDAYVTPAIDRYVGRLAERTAAAGVPTPRIMQSNGGTAEAETVREHAVTTVLSGPAAGVVGADAVVSSDDTDGGENDLDGLVTFDMGGTSSDVSLVREGEIERTTSAEIDGLPIGTPMVDVNTVGAGGGSIAWVDAGGALRVGPRSAGADPGPACYGKGGERATVTDANVVLGYIGSGTALGGELSLDVEAAHAVLDDLAAEAGLEGALEAARGVYRVANANMTRAVRAVTVERGYDPRGFGLVAFGGAGPMHAAALADALDVETVVVPLPGGVLSAFGLLAADEKHDAVRTHRVALSEVDPESIESIYADLQERVREESATGEPEIERAADLRYVGQSFELTVPVSGGFDAESAATDFHAAHERTYGYRMDEAVELVNLRTSASVAREAPAVAYEADGDPLKGEREAYFPGTGHRETSVYDRERLAPGERIEGPAVLEQSESTAVVPPEWGGRIGGDGTLVCRKEERR; from the coding sequence GTGGCCGACGAGACGCGCATCGGCGTCGACGTCGGCGGCACGTTCACCGACGTGGCGCTGTACGTCGGCGGCGACCTCGTGACGGCGAAGGTGCCGAGCACCACGGATCAAAGCGTCGGCGTGATGGACGGCATCGAGAAGGCGTGTGAGACGGCGGGGATCCCCCCTGATGAGATCGACGCCTTCAGCCACGCGATGACCGTCTCGGTGAACGCGCTGCTCGAACGCGGCGGCGCGAGGACCGCGCTGGTTACCACTGCCGGGTTCCGGGACGTCCTCGAGATCGGCCGCCAGGCCCGGCCCGACCTCTACGACCTGAACGCCGAGAAGCCCGATCCGTTGGTGCCGCGTCGGCGCCGATACGAGTTAGACGAGCGGGCCACCCCCGACGGGATCGAGACCGCCGTCGACGAGCGCGAGGTCCGCGAACTCGCCCGGGAGATCGAGGCGGACGGCGCCGAGAGCGTCGCAGTCTGCCTGCTTCACGCCTACGCGAACGACGAGAACGAACGCGCCGTGGCGGAGGTGCTTCGCGAGGAGCTCTCGGTCCCAATATCGGTCTCGAGCGAGGTGCTCGCGGAGTTCCGCGAGTTCGAACGGGCCTCGACGACGGCGGTCGACGCCTACGTCACGCCGGCGATCGACCGCTACGTCGGCCGGCTCGCCGAACGGACGGCAGCGGCCGGGGTTCCGACCCCGCGAATCATGCAGTCGAACGGCGGCACCGCCGAGGCGGAAACGGTGCGGGAGCACGCGGTGACGACCGTGCTCTCGGGGCCGGCCGCGGGCGTCGTCGGCGCCGACGCCGTCGTCTCGAGCGACGATACCGACGGCGGCGAGAACGACCTCGACGGGCTCGTCACCTTCGACATGGGCGGGACCTCGAGCGACGTGAGCCTCGTTCGTGAGGGAGAGATCGAGCGGACCACGAGCGCGGAGATCGACGGCCTTCCGATCGGAACGCCGATGGTCGACGTCAACACCGTCGGCGCGGGCGGCGGCTCGATCGCGTGGGTCGACGCGGGCGGCGCGCTCCGGGTCGGCCCACGATCCGCGGGCGCCGATCCCGGCCCCGCCTGCTACGGCAAGGGCGGCGAGCGCGCGACGGTCACCGACGCGAACGTCGTACTGGGCTACATCGGCTCGGGGACGGCGCTGGGCGGCGAACTCAGCCTCGACGTGGAGGCCGCCCACGCGGTTCTCGATGACCTCGCCGCCGAGGCCGGCCTGGAGGGGGCGCTCGAGGCGGCCCGCGGGGTCTATCGCGTCGCCAACGCCAACATGACCCGCGCGGTCCGGGCGGTCACCGTCGAACGCGGCTACGATCCGCGGGGATTCGGGCTGGTGGCGTTCGGCGGCGCGGGGCCGATGCACGCGGCCGCGCTCGCCGACGCGCTCGACGTCGAGACGGTCGTCGTGCCGCTTCCGGGCGGCGTGCTCTCGGCCTTTGGACTTCTGGCGGCCGACGAGAAACACGACGCCGTCCGAACCCACCGTGTCGCGCTCTCGGAGGTCGATCCCGAATCGATCGAATCGATCTACGCCGACCTCCAAGAACGGGTTCGCGAGGAGAGCGCGACCGGCGAACCCGAGATCGAGCGGGCGGCCGACCTCAGGTACGTCGGCCAGAGCTTCGAGCTGACAGTGCCCGTGAGCGGAGGGTTCGACGCCGAAAGCGCGGCGACGGACTTCCACGCCGCTCACGAACGGACCTACGGCTACCGGATGGACGAAGCGGTCGAACTCGTCAACCTGCGAACGAGCGCGAGCGTCGCCCGCGAGGCGCCCGCGGTCGCCTACGAGGCCGATGGCGACCCGCTGAAGGGCGAGCGCGAGGCGTACTTCCCCGGCACGGGCCACCGCGAGACGAGCGTTTACGACCGCGAACGGCTGGCGCCCGGCGAGCGAATCGAGGGCCCCGCGGTGCTCGAACAGTCCGAGAGCACCGCCGTCGTCCCCCCCGAGTGGGGCGGGCGGATCGGCGGTGATGGAACGCTGGTCTGCAGGAAGGAGGAACGACGATGA
- a CDS encoding acyl-CoA dehydrogenase family protein, whose protein sequence is MEYDDTQLATEFAERTREFVNDVVIPVERETLGDGPADSDVVADLRERARERDLYAPHLPEEYGGQGLNYRDMLPVFEAAGRSLLGPPALRVEAPDEGNMHTLELFGTEEQKERWLEPLAAGEIRSGFSMTEPMQGGGSDPKMLRTDAENEDGEWIIDGHKWWTTQGAEADVLIVMARTDREAHPYEGCSLFLVPTDTEGVEVVRNIPHVGGEVTGMSHAEIRFDGVRIPEENLLGELNEGFTHAQERLGPARLTHCMRYSGMAERALDVTKAYVSEREAFDGPLAEKQSVRFTIAEAETNLHAARTMVRHAAREIESGGQARIPVAMAKVFAANTIQEVIDDCLQLCGANGIGKDLPIADFYENVRQFRIVDGADEVHKRVIARDAFSEVNPDEIEAITRYEE, encoded by the coding sequence ACCGAGTTCGCCGAGCGAACCCGCGAGTTCGTCAACGATGTCGTGATCCCCGTCGAGCGGGAGACGCTCGGAGACGGCCCCGCCGACAGCGACGTCGTGGCTGACCTTCGGGAGCGCGCGCGCGAGCGCGACCTCTACGCCCCCCACCTGCCCGAGGAGTACGGCGGCCAGGGGCTGAACTACCGCGACATGCTCCCCGTCTTCGAGGCGGCCGGCCGGAGCCTGCTCGGCCCGCCCGCGCTTCGGGTCGAGGCGCCCGACGAGGGCAACATGCACACCCTGGAGCTTTTCGGCACGGAGGAACAGAAGGAGCGGTGGCTCGAGCCGCTCGCCGCGGGCGAGATCCGCTCGGGCTTCTCGATGACCGAGCCGATGCAGGGCGGCGGCTCGGATCCGAAGATGCTCAGGACGGATGCCGAGAACGAGGACGGAGAGTGGATCATCGACGGCCACAAGTGGTGGACCACTCAGGGCGCGGAGGCCGACGTGTTGATCGTGATGGCGCGCACCGACCGGGAGGCCCACCCCTACGAGGGCTGCTCGCTGTTTCTCGTGCCCACCGACACGGAGGGCGTCGAGGTCGTGCGCAACATCCCCCACGTCGGCGGCGAGGTCACGGGGATGAGTCACGCCGAGATCCGGTTCGACGGCGTACGGATCCCCGAGGAGAACCTGCTCGGAGAGCTCAACGAGGGGTTCACCCACGCCCAGGAGCGCCTCGGCCCCGCTCGCCTGACCCACTGCATGCGCTACTCGGGGATGGCCGAGCGGGCGCTCGACGTCACGAAGGCGTACGTCTCCGAGCGCGAGGCGTTCGACGGCCCGCTCGCGGAGAAGCAGTCGGTCCGCTTCACGATCGCCGAGGCCGAGACGAACCTGCATGCCGCCCGGACGATGGTACGCCACGCCGCCCGCGAGATCGAGTCGGGCGGGCAGGCACGGATCCCGGTCGCGATGGCGAAGGTGTTCGCCGCCAACACCATCCAGGAGGTGATCGACGACTGCCTCCAGCTCTGTGGCGCGAACGGCATCGGCAAGGACCTCCCGATCGCGGACTTCTACGAGAACGTCCGCCAGTTCCGCATCGTCGACGGCGCCGACGAGGTCCACAAGCGCGTGATCGCCCGCGACGCGTTCTCGGAGGTGAACCCCGACGAGATCGAGGCGATCACGCGCTACGAGGAGTGA
- a CDS encoding UbiA family prenyltransferase has product MVFARHGGGARADLAAIASQVHPVFMLPPIAASWFGSMLAGEFSLLTGAIHATAIFAAVYTAHVKDGYVDFYGRGEDDDHPLSERGCERALAGAAALFVLCLLALAGRVDAWAALLTLPCWLIGYHHAPQLDTNPVTTTTGYPAGIALAILGGYYVQAGTVGTSALSFALVFLVLLSGVKVIDDEQDYAYDKSIEKRTVAVAVGPERARQSAYALMVLSLLLVVGLALVRVFPPSSVFAAVAFGAVAAVSRRADSEIATMLLVRGSYVFLALLLAATWFRPLS; this is encoded by the coding sequence ATGGTCTTCGCACGCCACGGGGGAGGAGCACGCGCCGACCTGGCGGCGATCGCCTCACAGGTCCATCCCGTGTTCATGCTGCCGCCGATCGCCGCCTCCTGGTTCGGCAGCATGCTGGCCGGGGAGTTCTCGCTACTGACGGGCGCGATCCACGCCACCGCGATCTTCGCGGCCGTCTACACCGCCCACGTCAAGGACGGCTACGTCGACTTCTACGGCCGCGGCGAGGACGACGATCACCCGCTCTCAGAGCGGGGCTGTGAGCGCGCGCTGGCGGGCGCGGCCGCCCTCTTCGTGCTCTGTCTGCTCGCGCTCGCCGGCAGGGTCGACGCGTGGGCCGCGCTGCTCACGCTTCCCTGCTGGCTCATCGGCTACCACCACGCCCCGCAGCTCGACACCAACCCCGTCACCACGACGACGGGCTATCCGGCGGGCATCGCGCTGGCCATCCTCGGTGGTTACTACGTCCAGGCGGGCACCGTCGGAACGAGCGCGCTCTCGTTCGCGCTCGTCTTCCTCGTGTTGCTCTCGGGCGTGAAGGTGATCGACGACGAGCAGGACTACGCGTACGATAAGTCGATCGAGAAGCGAACCGTCGCGGTCGCCGTCGGCCCCGAGCGCGCCCGGCAGAGCGCCTACGCGCTGATGGTGCTCTCATTACTACTGGTGGTGGGCCTCGCGCTGGTACGAGTGTTCCCGCCGAGTTCGGTGTTCGCGGCGGTCGCCTTCGGCGCGGTCGCCGCGGTCTCGCGCCGAGCGGACTCAGAGATCGCCACCATGCTGCTGGTGCGTGGCTCGTACGTCTTTCTCGCTCTGTTGCTCGCGGCGACCTGGTTCCGACCGCTTTCCTGA